The Polypterus senegalus isolate Bchr_013 chromosome 1, ASM1683550v1, whole genome shotgun sequence genomic sequence GGTTTCCCATTACCAACATTGCCATCGTGTGCAGTTTTTAAACAATCTGCAGGAGAGACGAGGAATGCCGCAGAATTCTCTCAGTGCGTTAATCACTAAATCCTGAAGCGCTAATGGGCACAGCTAGTGGTAGACAAATAAGGAATGGGGAAAAGCCGCCAACAAAAGTGAGAGGCAGGGCtgtgaaaaattaaacatgaaaacCGGTTACATACCACCAATATATACAACGAATAGCACAACTGTCACATATAAGAGTAAATACTGACACGTACTGAACGGTCACAAAGGTGTCTGGACAATAACATTAAGATCAGAATGTTCTAAGGGTGGTGGAGGGGGGGGCGGTGTTTGGGCTGGCGGTGTTACAGCGCATTCGAGGCGTGCAGAACAACCCCCGGTGACCGAGAGAGTCCGAGAACGTGCGCAGACTCCGGGCTTTCGCGTGAAATGCCACTTGTCGATCCGGCAACTGAGGACGTCGGGAGGCGCTTCCTTAGCCTAGCCGCTTGGATGGACAGCTCCACGTTGCTGCCTTGGAGTCCGGTGCGACTACACGGCGCATTCGCCCTGACTTGCCGAGCTACTGCTGTTTCACTCGTACCGACCTGCAGGCGGGCTCTTTATACTCTAACTCTTGCGTCTCATTCATTCCAGCGCATTACCAAATACGGTCCTCTGATGTAAAAGGGTCTGCAGCCGCCTGGCTTTTCCTTTTTAGTCACCTTTCTTTTATAggaaattcattcattttgactTCTACCGCTATTGAACCACGCCAGAGGAGAATAAAAGAATTGATTCTCAACGCGAAAAATAGAGGATGTTTATTTTTCCTCCCGATACAACGCtgcatgttatatttttaattctctATGGGATACATACTTGCCAAGCACTTAGGACTTGCGGGGATTTAATATGTGGAGAAAGCCAAGGATGCTGCATGTTCGGAAACACCAGCAGCCCTCAGATCAAATGCTGCAAGTTACCGCTACACACTTTTATTGACAGTGTTGGCTGGATAACAAGGAAACTCTCAGGAATCTTAATCCTGCTACTTCTCTTTGCTATGGGCTACTTCATCCAGCGCATCATCTGCCCGAGACCGCGGAGACACCGCGACAGGCAGGAAGACCCCTCACTGCTAAACGGACACACCACTGCGTCTCAGGATTCTTTGTTGGACCCATTTCACGAGCTCAGCGTTGTGGATTTCATACCCCCCGTGCTGCAGTTACCGGCGTACGATGAAGTGAAATACCTGCCAACTTATGAAGAATCCATGCAAGTGGACAGGGACCGCTCCGAGGACAATTTGTTATCTTCGAGCGAACTGAACAGAGCGAACGACAGACCAGAAGACAGGTCGGACAGTACCGCAACTCCCAGGACTACATGGAATTCGAGTTAAAACTGGATTATTTTCAGTCGTTTTCCacttgaaaaataaaaggcattgtAGTATATAAAGGATGCTTAATTAAGGTAAAGAGCAATATTGAGTACCTCTCATATTAGGgctttgttatttaaaatgtattttttattttacgcGTGGATAATCATGCATCCTCTTCTTGACaggtaaattaataaaacttGATACTGCACCGTTTTCTTTTGTGCCTTCTTTATAACGTGAGCGGACTCTGGTTATTAATAACTGAATGCGGTACGGAGAGAGCTAAGACAGGCACATCGCCACTATAGATAAGGAGGGAGGGGGGTCTCGGAGATGGGGTTTCCTTTTAGGAAGTGGGACGCACCGCAAAGAGGAACTGCAAACAAGCTGCCACTTGGCACGTGGGGGGCGAAGCTACAGTGGCATTCTGTTGCCATTTTATACCTCCAAATTACGACAGGCATGCGATGCTCATGTTTATCAACTGCTTCTTTTCACACAAACGTTTTCTTATCTTGCCCGTCGCGAGGGTTTTAATAACGCATCCATTTGTTGCCTGCTCTACCATCGCTCGCTGGCGCAATCAGCAGAATGGATACTGCAGCAGCCCGACCGAGTTCTCAGCTAAACTTGCAAATGAAGGAGGACAGTTTCAGAGATTAGTCCTGGCAGCACAAGATCCGACAGTTCAGAaggctttatcaaataaaacGTTATGAAGATTTCACTTGTAACGAAGCAATCAAAACTACTATTATATATAAGTAAATAGCATGTTGCTAATTATAAGGATAtttgtttaattagttttttctttattatgaatTGTGTACTACTTGTAAGGCAAATACGCATGCGGGTAGTAACTTTAAAGCCCCTGGCAGCATAAATGGGTGTCAGGTCTTGAGAATAGCCCTTTAAACACGCCTCACCCCCGTGCCCCAGCCTGCAGCACACAACTGAACACATGGCAGGTCTTCCAACGAAACCTCCCTCTATAGGAAACACAAATGTCACTTTTCTTCCAGTGAACgaataaagtaaaatactgtatattcaagatATATCAACTAGTCTACAATTTTAAGAAGGAGTGGCGCTAACAAGTCTTCCACCTGCTTTAACACAAACGAGATCacagttttacttttatatttttccagcAGTACACCTACAAACACTAACCTCCTCTGTGTAACAAACACCTGATAAATGTCACGCCATAAATACAATCTGAAtactaaatatttcaatattaGTTTCTTTCTCTGTGAAAAAATGACCATAAAGGAAATATGAAACTAGGAAATGCCACTgcatcacacatacacacacacacacatatatatatatatatatatatatatatatatatatatatatatatatatatatatacttattctGTTGACTGATGCCGTCACTCACAAAAACTCTACTTGTATTTCCAATTTAGttggaaagctgaaatttggcaggattgtaaATCAAGGCCAGTTGATATCCACTAAGTCGATGGGCGGGGGGTTCTGGGGGTTTGGGTGagacagaaaaatgaaataacctaaaaatctcaaaaatgctttgaatgatttgattaaaatttggtgaagttatagaaaaaaagaaaaccgtTTACAAGTGTGTCTGCATACTTTTAAATGGGGATGCCTCACTGCTCCTGCACTCtccaaaattctttacatatactgtacattcacatATGCAGACTTCAACAGCAACCCCTCATCATTTAAAAAGCCTCCAAAATAAAGCACTGGTAGTTATTTTCTTCTACCTCAAAGAGAGATAACAACCATGTAAAGACAATTCATTACACATGGCGTCTAAATGTGGAGCCTGTAAATGTCATTGCTGTTTGCAgtaagttaaagtaaaatgtaGTATGTCAAAACTTTGTTGTCAGCCTAttatagccaaaaaaaaaaaaaacacaagcttgAACATACAAccgatgaaaaaaataaaaaactaattacCTGCGTGAACAATGTCAAGTGAAAATTGTAAACATCTCATAAtgatattatatatagtatataatatactatatatatatatatatatatatataaataaatgactataTATAAGATATTCTATATAATTATATATGCTCAGGTTTTCCAGTTTCAATTCAAATG encodes the following:
- the LOC120531306 gene encoding uncharacterized membrane protein C3orf80 homolog; the encoded protein is MFIFPPDTTLHVIFLILYGIHTCQALRTCGDLICGESQGCCMFGNTSSPQIKCCKLPLHTFIDSVGWITRKLSGILILLLLFAMGYFIQRIICPRPRRHRDRQEDPSLLNGHTTASQDSLLDPFHELSVVDFIPPVLQLPAYDEVKYLPTYEESMQVDRDRSEDNLLSSSELNRANDRPEDRSDSTATPRTTWNSS